A stretch of Oryza brachyantha chromosome 4, ObraRS2, whole genome shotgun sequence DNA encodes these proteins:
- the LOC121054140 gene encoding glycine-rich cell wall structural protein 1-like: protein MALSTSGASISSVFSFFLLALLCAAAAVLSPAAARTFPDAHSGAGAAVNGSKVSLPFQSKAAGSGSGSGSGHGFGWTVSHNGSDTTIGFGAGVGGGVGSSRGGGSSAAGGVGVGVGVDVGRGGVDVGIGVGGGGAASTRNGSVSVGGGGGEGIGIHIGPGGVTVTHGGGGGAGGGTGGGSSGAGSGTGRSGNAAGTGQGSGSANGGTGSGGGTGSGSSQGGSASGGGGGTGSGGAGGHP, encoded by the coding sequence ATGGCGCTCTCCACTAGTGGCGCCAGTATATCCAGCGttttctccttcttcctcctcgcgctcCTGTGTGCTGCTGCGGCCGTGCTGTCGCCTGCCGCCGCGAGGACGTTCCCGGATGCCcacagcggcgccggcgccgccgtcaaTGGCAGCAAGGTATCGCTGCCGTTCCAGAGCAAGGCCGCCGGCTCCGGGAGTGGCTCCGGCAGCGGCCATGGGTTCGGCTGGACGGTGTCGCACAATGGGTCAGACACGACCATCGGTTTCGGcgcgggcgtcggcggcggcgtcgggtccagccgcggcggaggctcgagcgccgccggcggcgtcggggttGGGGTGGGCGTCGACGTGGGCAGaggcggcgtcgacgtcggcatCGGAgttggcggaggcggcgccgcgaGCACGCGCAACGGCAGCGTCAGCgtaggcggcggtggtggagaagGCATTGGCATCCACATCGGCCCCGGCGGTGTGACGGTcacccatggcggcggcggcggcgcgggcggcggcaccggcggcgggtcttcgggcgcggggagcggcACCGGACGGTCCGGGAACGCCGCGGGCACCGGCCAGGGCTCGGGAAGCGCGAACGGCGGCacgggcagcggcggaggcacTGGGTCCGGCTCCAGCCAGGGAGGCTCggctagcggcggcggcggcggcaccggaagcggcggcgccggcgggcatcCGTGA
- the LOC102715726 gene encoding putative FBD-associated F-box protein At5g56820: MATPTPTPTSSRHRRHARDRLSALPDGILARVLSHLGSVDAACAAMLSRRWRHVTAAVPVVDLVEPEGDQICAVVGRHSAATPIRRLRIDEFWPPHDALDQAVAVTAAAGGLEEFDVKMRYPDCSNRRLCPFRGHPGASTEFGDDAARDSFVGTPPQILRCNTLRRLRLTNWRLDVPADGVVSMPSLESASLKRVAAAGESVQRLVSGCPNLADLTLDQCPGVDELVVASPRLDSFAITCCHNARRVVLRTERLRTLRYKGALPGDNFFALAGGCANVLAMTIDICGSLAGKPADAMTPITKLIARCTGLTFLHIHLRPAMAYHGGAIARALHHLPHLRQLALKGVIKDDRTVRSISSLLRSTPGLDVLTLSLVRPQKPKPYYLGVDSDDDDDDWYSDDDDDDGAAAAALDTRVRLPPALWEAQVECLQRLRKMKLLNYKGTPCERMLARFLLSKASALQQLEVTLPAKTAKDRVKKLTDELRFWRADNRTRLVYFV, encoded by the coding sequence atggcgacgccgacgccgacgccgacgtcgaGCAGGCACCGTCGTCACGCTCGCGACCGGCTGAGCGCTCTCCCCGACGGGATACTGGCGCGGGTGCTCTCCCACCTCGGCTCCGTCGACGCGGCCTGCGCCGCCATGCTGTCCCGCCGGTGGCGCCACGTCACCGCTGCCGTCCCCGTCGTCGACCTCGTCGAGCCCGAGGGCGACCAGAtatgcgccgtcgtcggcaggcactcggcggcgacgcccaTCCGCAGGCTCCGGATCGATGAGTTCTGGCCGCCGCACGACGCGCTCGACCAGGcggtcgccgtcaccgccgcggccggcggcctcgAGGAGTTCGACGTCAAAATGAGGTACCCGGATTGCTCCAACCGCAGGCTATGCCCCTTCCGCGGCCACCCTGGAGCCTCCACCGAATTCGGTGACGACGCCGCGCGCGACTCGTTCGTCGGCACGCCGCCCCAGATCCTCCGGTGCAACACGCTGCGCCGCCTGCGGCTCACCAACTGGAGGCTCGACGTGCCGGCGGACGGCGTCGTCTCCATGCCGTCGCTGGAGTCCGCGTCCCTCAAGAgggtcgcggcggcgggcgagtCGGTGCAGAGGCTCGTCTCGGGGTGCCCGAACCTCGCCGACCTGACGCTGGACCAGTGCCCCGGCGTGgacgagctcgtcgtcgccagcCCGCGGCTCGACAGCTTCGCCATCACCTGCTGCCACAACGCCCGCCGCGTCGTGCTCCGCACCGAGCGCCTCCGGACGCTGCGCTACAAGGGCGCCCTCCCCGGCGACAACTTCttcgccctcgccggcggctgcgCCAACGTCCTGGCCATGACGATCGACATCTGCGGGAGCCTCGCCGGGAAACCCGCCGACGCCATGACACCCATCACGAAGCTCATCGCCCGTTGCACCGGCCTCACATTCCTCCACATCCACCTCCGCCCGGCGATGGCCTACCACGGCGGCGCCATCGCACGcgccctccaccacctcccccACCTCCGGCAGCTCGCCCTCAAGGGCGTCATCAAGGACGACCGCACCGTCCGCTCGATCTCCAGCTTGCTCCGCAGCACGCCGGGCCTCGACGTGCTCACGCTGTCCCTTGTCCGCCCCCAGAAACCAAAGCCATACTACCTAGGCGTcgactccgacgacgacgacgacgactggtacagcgatgacgacgacgacgacggcgctgccgccgccgcactggACACACGAGTACGTCTGCCGCCGGCGCTGTGGGAGGCTCAGGTGGAGTGCCTGCAGAGGCTGAGGAAGATGAAGCTGCTCAACTACAAAGGGACGCCATGCGAGAGGATGCTTGCGAGGTTTCTCCTGTCCAAGGCGTCAGCTCTGCAGCAGCTCGAGGTTACCCTTCCCGCCAAAACCGCGAAAGATCGCGTAAAGAAGTTGACCGACGAGCTGCGATTCTGGCGCGCAGACAACCGGACAAGACTCGTCTATTTCGTATAG